A single window of Aphidius gifuensis isolate YNYX2018 linkage group LG1, ASM1490517v1, whole genome shotgun sequence DNA harbors:
- the LOC122854130 gene encoding NFU1 iron-sulfur cluster scaffold homolog, mitochondrial-like — MMDKLLKKALSTRQILSYRSAFGCQCFKLTNNNITRKLHYDYKNPDKILCLQHQKLNMSLIQKRHMFIQTQDTPNPNCLKFIPGVSVLEPGQTKDFPSPSDGFCSPLAKMLFRIEGVKSVFYGPEFITVTRTDEDVDWSILKPEIFATIMDFFASGLPVMSEAQPSSDTQINDDDDETVQMIKELLDTRIRPTVQEDGGDIVFISFEDGIVKLKMQGSCTSCPSSVVTLKNGVQNMMQFYIPEVLGVEQVEDDAQKMAQKEFDKLEEKINNKKP; from the exons atgatggacaagttattaaaaaaagcattgTCAACTCGTCAAATATTGTCATATCGATCAGCTTTTGGATGTCAATGTTTCAA attgaCAAATAACAACATTACCAGAAAGCTTcattatgattataaaaatcctGATAAAATTCTTTGTCTTCAgcatcaaaaattaaacatgtcattaattcaaaaaagacACATGTTCATTCAGACCCAAGATACACCAAATCCAAATTGTCTTAAATTTATACCAGGAGTTTCTGTTCTTGAGCCAGGACAAACAAAAGATTTTCCTAGTCCATCTGATGGTTTCTGTTCACCTTTGGCTAAAATGTTATTTAGAATTGAAGGTGTTAAATCAGTTTTTTATGGTCCAGAATTTATAACAGTCACAAGAACAGATGAAGATGTTGATTGGAGTATATTAAAACCAGAAATATTTGCAACAATTATGGATTTTTTTGCATCTGGATTACCCGTTATGTCTGAGGCACAGCCTTCATCTGATACGc AaatcaatgatgatgatgatgagactGTACAAATGATCAAAGAACTACTTGACACAAGAATAAGACCAACTGTTCAAGAAGATGGCGGTGATATTGtctttatt AGTTTTGAAGATGGaattgtcaaattaaaaatgcagGGATCTTGCACAAGCTGTCCAAGTTCAGTTGTGACTCTTAAAAATGGAGTACAAAATATGATGCAGTTTTATATACCAGAGGTACTTGGTGTTGAACAAGTTGAAGATGATGCTCAAAAAATGGCACAAAAAGAATTCGACAAattggaagaaaaaattaacaataaaaaaccatag
- the LOC122854021 gene encoding graves disease carrier protein homolog yields MASQEYKQLDFVAKSLLAGGVAGMCSKTAVAPLDRIKILLQAHNIHYKHLGVFSGLKEIVQRETVFALYKGNFAQMIRIFPYAATQYTAFEIYKKYLGNFFGENAHIDKFVAGSSAGVTAVTLTYPLDTIRARLAFQVSGEHIYNGIAHTAVTIFKDEGGARALYRGFWPTIIGMIPYAGFSFYSFEYLKYFCMKYFPQYLCDDCPRNTGGLVLTLPAKLLCGAIAGAVAQSFSYPLDVTRRRMQLAMMDPATHKYGSGMMLTIQMIYQENGIIRGLYRGMSINYLRAIPMVSVSFATYEVIKQMLHLDTGMKV; encoded by the exons ATGGCATCACAAGAGTATAAACAATTGGATTTTGTTGCTAAAAGTTTATTAGCTGGTG GTGTTGCTGGAATGTGTTCAAAAACAGCAGTTGCACCACttgatagaataaaaatattacttcaAGCTCATAATATTCATTACAAACATCTTGGTGTATTTTCTGGTCTCAAAGAAATTGTACAACGTGAAACAGTATTTGCACTTTATAAAGGAAATTTTGCTCAAATGATAAGAATATTTCCTTATGCTGCAACTCAATATACTgcttttgaaatatataaaaag TATTTAGGAAATTTCTTTGGTGAAAATGcacatattgataaatttgttgcTGGATCATCTGCTGGTGTTACAGCTGTTACATTGACATATCCACTTGATACAATCAGAGCAAGATTGGCCTTTCAAGTCAGTGGTGAACATATTTACAATGGTATTGCTCATACTGCTGTGACAATTTTTAAagat GAAGGAGGTGCACGTGCATTGTATCGTGGTTTTTGGCCAACAATTATTGGCATGATACCATATGCtggattttcattttattcatttgagtatcttaaatatttttgtatgaaatattttcCACAATATTTGTGTGATGATTGTCCAAGAAATACTG GTGGACTTGTTTTGACATTACCAGCAAAATTACTTTGTGGTGCAATTGCTGGTGCTGTTGCACAAAGCTTCTCTTATCCACTAGACGTCACCAGAAGACGAATGCAATTAGCCATGATGGATCCTGCTACACATAAATATgg atCGGGTATGATGCTGACAatacaaatgatttatcaagaaaaCGGTATCATAAGAGGTCTTTACAGAGGAATGAGTATCAACTATCTTCGTGCAATTCCGATGGTATCAGTTAGCTTTGCAACATATGAAGTCATAAAGCAAATGCTTCATCTAGATACTGGCATGAAAgtataa
- the LOC122854050 gene encoding serine/threonine-protein phosphatase PP2A gives MEEKASLKELDQWIEQLNDCKQLTESQVKTLCDKAKEILAKESNVQEVKCPVTVCGDVHGQFHDLMELFRIGGKSPDTNYLFMGDYVDRGYYSVETVTLLVALKVRYRERITILRGNHESRQITQVYGFYDECLRKYGNANVWKFFTDLFDYLPLTALVDGQIFCLHGGLSPSIDSLDHIRALDRLQEVPHEGPMCDLLWSDPDDRGGWGISPRGAGYTFGQDISETFNHSNGLTLVSRAHQLVMEGYNWCHDRNVVTIFSAPNYCYRCGNQAAIMELDDALKYSFLQFDPAPRRGEPHVTRRTPDYFL, from the exons ATGGAAGAAAAGGCGTCACTCAAGGAGCTTGACCAGTGGATAGAGCAGTTAAATGACTGCAAACAACTGACCGAAAGCCAAGTTAAAACTCTTTGCGATAAG gCTAAGGAAATTCTTGCAAAGGAATCAAATGTACAGGAGGTCAAATGTCCAGTCACAGTATGTGGTGATGTTCATGGACAATTTCATGATTTGATGGAATTGTTCAGAATAGGTGGAAAATCACCAGACACAAATTACTTATTTATGGGTGATTATGTTGATCGTGGTTACTATTCTGTTGAAACAGTGACTCTTCTTGTTGCACTCAAA gTGAGGTACCGTGAAAGAATAACAATTCTCCGAGGTAATCATGAATCAAGACAAATTACACAAGTATATGGTTTTTATGATGAATGTCTACGTAAATATGGTAATGCAAATGTTTGGAAATTCTTTAcggatttatttgattatttaccaTTGACTGCACTTGTCGACGGTCAAATATTTTGTTTGCACGGTGGTTTATCACCTTCAATTGATTCCTTGGATCACATTCGGGCACTTGATCGTCTTCAAGAAGTACCACATgaa ggTCCAATGTGTGACTTATTATGGTCAGATCCTGATGATAGAGGAGGTTGGGGAATTTCACCTCGTGGTGCTGGTTACACATTTGGTCAGGATATTTCGGAAACATTTAATCACTCAAATGGACTGACACTTGTTTCTCGAGCTCATCAACTTGTCATGGAAGGATACAAttg GTGTCACGATCGCAATGTTGTAACAATATTCTCAGCACCAAATTACTGTTACCGTTGTGGTAATCAAGCTGCAATTATGGAACTGGACGATGCTCTGAAATATTCATT cCTTCAGTTTGATCCAGCACCAAGACGTGGTGAGCCACACGTAACCAGACGAACACCTGATTACTTCTTGTAA
- the LOC122853986 gene encoding protein phosphatase 1 regulatory subunit 7-like, giving the protein MEKNSDVCEKSVVLDDDKSEGSVDVESESKQDDIQEAEKICIIDPDTEELDMNHSKLSKLENLEPLTKIKKLCFTWNLIKKLENLETLTTLVELEIRDNQITVIENLDTLVNLKVLDISFNRIKAIENLDKLINLEKLFLSSNKITKIQNISHLTKLMFLELGDNKIRKIENLENLINLKELFLAKNKITKIENINNLVNLDVLSLQSNRIQKIENLDNLINLGQLYLSENGITTIEGLDNLKNLNTLDLAENQISVIQGISHMELLEELWMNNNKIEDWSAIGNLEHNKKLQTVYLEHNRITDESNYRRKMKLLVPWLVQLDATLCR; this is encoded by the exons ATGGAGAAAAATTCAGATGTTTGTGAAAAATCAGTTGTCTTAG atGATGACAAAAGTGAAGGATCTGTCGATGTTGAGTCTGAGAGTAAACAGGATGATATTCAAGAAgctgaaaaaatatgtattattgATCCTGATACTGAA GAACTTGACATGAATCATTCAAAACTATCAAAATTGGAAAATCTTGAGCCattgacaaaaattaaaaaattatgttttacctggaatttaattaaaaaacttgaaaatcttGAAACATTAACAACACTGGTTGAACTTGAAATACGTGATAATCAAATTActgttattgaaaatttggATACTCTTGTTAATCTCAA ggTACTTGATATCTCATTCAATCGTATAAAAGctattgaaaatttagataaactaataaatttggaaaaattatttctttcatcaaataaaataactaaaattcaaaatatatcacatttaacaaaattaatgttCTTAGAACttggtgataataaaatacgaaaaattgaaaatttggaaaatttaataaatttaaaagaacttTTTTTGGCTAAAAATAAGATaactaaaattgaaaatataaataatcttgTTAATTTGGATGTACTGAGTCTTCAAAGTAACagaattcaaaaaattgaaaatttggataatttgattaatttggGACAATTGTATTTATCTGAAAATGGAATAACAACAATTGAGGGATTGGataatcttaaaaatttaaataccttAGATTTAGCTGAAAATCAGATATCTGTTATTCAAGGAATAAGTCATATGGAATTGTTGGAAGAACTTTGg atgaataacaataaaattgaagattGGAGTGCAATTGGAAATTTGGAACACAATAAAAAACTTCAAACAGTTTATTTGGAGCACAATCGAATTACAGATGAATCAAATTATCGTAGAAAAATGAAACTTTTAGTTCCATGGTTGGTTCAGCTTGATGCAACACTTTGcagataa